One segment of Solanum lycopersicum chromosome 1, SLM_r2.1 DNA contains the following:
- the LOC138341794 gene encoding uncharacterized protein, translated as MKGVMSFGMKGKLSPRFIVPFEILSRVGEVAYKLALPPSLSVVHPVFHVSMLRKYIKDETHVISPDSVELGPDLTYEKEPIAILDRHIRKLRTKELVSVKVQWKHRSVTEAS; from the coding sequence atgaagggtgtgatgagttTTGGAATgaagggcaagcttagccctaggttcattgtaccttttgaaattttgagccgagtgggagaggtggcctataagttggccttgccacctagtttgtcggtagttcatcctgttttccatgtctctatgcttcggaagtatattAAGGATGAAACTCATGTGATTTCACCTGATTCTGTGGAGCTAGGTCCAGACTTGACATATGAGAaggagcctatagctatatTGGATAGGCACATccgaaagcttaggaccaaggagcttgtttcagtgaaggtgcaatggaagcaccgtTCAGTAACAGAAGCATCTTGA